The following coding sequences are from one Leptolyngbya sp. NIES-3755 window:
- a CDS encoding serine/threonine protein kinase and signal transduction histidine kinase with GAF and PAS/PAC sensor (similar to AA sequence:cyanobase_aa:Ava_C0117): protein MITLPGVTIHSKIYESLASLVYRGIREQDNCAVIAKVLKQNYPSLQELTRYRQEYEITRSLNLEGVVKTYSQQDYQRTLVILLEDFGGESLEYWMRQRSDFCPMPLSIFLDIAIATTDTLGKLHAAHVIHKDINPGNIVLNPQTGVVKLIDFGIATRFSRTNPTFKNLHLLEGTPAYLSPEQTGRMNRMLDYRTDFYSLGVTFYELLTGQLPFPTQDLLELVHCHIARPPIPPHELNAKIPKPISDLILKLMAKNAEDRYQSAWGIKADLERCARQLAEVGRIESMPLGLQDVSEQFCIPQKLYGRAAEIEALWVAFDRVAGSEGVREMMLVSGDAGVGKTALVQELYPPITAKHGYFIWGKFDQFRRNIPYSAIVDALQKLVQQLLGEPDEQMELWRSRLLTALGSNGQVIIDVIPEVELIIGKQPPVPEVGATEAQNRFNLTFQRFVRVFCAKEHPLVIFLDDLQWIDAATLKLIELILLDEQTQSLFLIGAYRDHEVTPTHPLILTLESLRNQGAILQDIILTPLTLESLSQLLAETLHHTPETVHALAQTVSRKTEGNPFFVGEFLKLLDGENLLTFDAQQLSWQWNLAEIEAQDITDNVVELLLRQLQKLSEATQQILSIAACVGAEFDLETLAIVCEKSPKVIPQDLLAAIQAGLIQPLSELDENLLVQEYKFSHDRVQQAAYALINESQKQVVHLQIGRNLLEKTLPEQLSERLFEIVDHLNHGIELVSDQSKRNEIAQLNLVAGQKAKGAIAYSTASNYLSAGRQWLEASSWQTNYDLTLELSVETTEVAYLCGEFEQVEDWAAIVLQEAKTALETVKVYEVKIQIDMAQNQGLKAINTGLQVLQKLGISLPQSPTQSEVCLGLDTIASLLSEKPIWDLIHLPKMTDPDRLAAMRILSSLIAAAHIAAPNLLPLLASKQVNLSIQYGNASVSPFAYATFGLILCGMVEDIESGYEFGQLALELLSQLNTHSIRARTLLFANFFIIHRKKQARELQQSFLEAYQSALEIGDLEFAAYSAHAYCRYCWAIGKGLVELEREMTTYSEAIRQLRKKGTLTWNQIDHQAVLNLMGRSVSPTCLVGEIYNEEQGLSQYEAANDGNAIFSEFFNKLFLCYLFSEYAKAVENLALAERYLIRVISCPFEPLYYLYDSLVRLATHSESNAQVREEILEKVAISQEKMKRWADHAPMNHLHKYHLVEAEKARVLGQLLEAEKFYEQAIQGARENEYIQEEALAYELAAKHYLARGLEKFAQLYMKEAHYCYERWGAMAKVKDLETRYPQFFPQSSSVTYTPIHATSGITSTRLDSAIDLAAVLKASQAISSEIELDRLLRSLMQILIENAGAQTGSLILENSGEWTIEAACELNNSENACTAQVLESMLMANRLPESVIHYVIRTHEPVILNDATHEGNFIHEPYIQHNQPRSLLCLPLLNQSKLVGVLYLENKSATGVFTPERSQVLNLLSTQAAIAIENAKLYAQLHASKNELTQFFEAVPVGIGVIDATGRPCYSNQRSVQLLGKGIDPAVIPDQFAEVYQIYLAGTDQPYPIEKMPVVRALSGDRTMINDMEIRRNNVATPVEVWGTPVFDEHGDVAYAIATFQDITERKQAEKLLADYNRTLEQQVAQRTAALQASEAALQASETELRTLIEAIPDPFYILSAEGQIICAIAVEPHLHCQPVEEMIGKTLHHQLGKEQADEFVGYIQQALMTQEILTVEYKMFLNGREVWFSARIAPLSHEQVIWLARDITPQKQAEAASILEERNRMAREIHDTLAQAFTGILAQVGAANQVLTDDLEATQAHLNLIKELARTGLSEARRSVVALRPQLLEEGSLQSALHRLVAQLRTAAIDTTLYYEIEGGVYSLPIEVESNLLRIGQEALTNAIRHANADEIRVELVYDRNQVCLRVKDNGQGFGVGCISCSEGFGLLGMSERAERIGAQLTIRSQPGQGTEIIVTVNRE from the coding sequence ATGATTACCCTGCCTGGAGTTACAATCCACAGCAAAATCTATGAGAGCTTGGCTTCTCTGGTGTATCGGGGCATTAGAGAGCAAGATAATTGTGCAGTGATTGCCAAAGTTCTCAAGCAGAATTATCCCTCTCTTCAGGAATTAACTCGCTATCGGCAGGAATATGAAATTACCCGTTCCCTCAACCTTGAAGGTGTCGTTAAGACATACAGCCAGCAAGACTACCAGCGCACATTAGTGATTCTCTTGGAGGACTTTGGGGGAGAGTCTTTAGAATACTGGATGCGGCAGCGATCGGACTTCTGCCCCATGCCGTTGTCGATTTTTCTGGATATCGCGATCGCGACTACTGATACTCTGGGCAAACTCCATGCGGCTCACGTCATTCATAAGGACATCAATCCTGGCAACATTGTCTTGAATCCGCAGACTGGCGTGGTCAAACTGATTGATTTTGGCATTGCTACTCGCTTCAGCCGCACGAATCCCACATTCAAAAATCTGCATCTGCTGGAAGGAACCCCCGCCTATCTTTCCCCAGAACAAACCGGGCGGATGAACCGGATGCTCGACTATCGCACTGATTTTTATTCATTGGGTGTCACCTTCTACGAACTGTTAACGGGACAGTTGCCGTTTCCCACCCAAGACCTCCTGGAGCTAGTTCACTGTCACATTGCTAGACCACCGATTCCGCCGCATGAACTGAACGCTAAGATTCCCAAACCCATTTCAGACCTGATTTTGAAACTGATGGCGAAAAATGCGGAGGATCGCTATCAGAGTGCTTGGGGAATCAAAGCCGATCTCGAACGTTGCGCTCGACAACTGGCAGAAGTGGGTCGAATTGAATCGATGCCATTGGGACTGCAAGATGTGTCTGAACAGTTTTGTATTCCTCAAAAACTGTATGGACGAGCGGCAGAGATTGAAGCATTATGGGTGGCGTTTGACCGAGTGGCAGGGAGTGAGGGAGTCCGTGAAATGATGCTGGTCTCTGGTGATGCTGGCGTTGGCAAAACAGCATTAGTGCAGGAACTCTATCCACCGATCACCGCAAAGCACGGCTATTTCATCTGGGGTAAATTTGACCAATTCCGGCGCAATATCCCCTACAGCGCGATCGTCGATGCCCTGCAAAAATTGGTGCAGCAACTCTTGGGAGAACCCGACGAACAGATGGAACTGTGGCGATCGCGTCTCCTCACCGCTTTAGGCAGCAACGGACAAGTCATCATTGATGTTATTCCCGAAGTGGAGTTGATCATTGGCAAGCAGCCGCCTGTACCCGAAGTTGGAGCCACAGAAGCGCAGAATCGCTTCAATCTGACGTTTCAAAGGTTTGTCCGGGTATTTTGTGCAAAAGAGCATCCCCTGGTGATCTTTTTAGATGATCTCCAGTGGATCGATGCTGCGACGCTGAAGTTAATCGAACTGATCTTACTGGACGAGCAAACCCAATCTCTATTTTTGATCGGAGCTTATCGAGATCACGAAGTGACTCCGACGCATCCATTAATTTTGACACTAGAGAGCCTGCGAAACCAGGGAGCAATCCTTCAGGACATCATTCTGACTCCCTTAACATTGGAATCGTTGAGTCAACTGTTAGCTGAGACACTCCATCACACTCCTGAAACGGTTCATGCCCTCGCCCAAACGGTGTCCCGTAAAACTGAGGGCAATCCCTTCTTTGTCGGTGAATTTTTGAAGTTGCTGGATGGCGAAAATCTGTTGACCTTTGATGCCCAACAATTGAGTTGGCAATGGAACTTGGCTGAGATTGAAGCTCAAGATATCACGGATAATGTCGTGGAGTTGCTGCTGCGTCAGTTGCAGAAATTGTCGGAAGCAACCCAGCAAATTCTCTCGATCGCGGCTTGTGTTGGCGCTGAGTTTGATTTAGAAACGTTAGCGATCGTGTGTGAAAAATCCCCGAAAGTAATTCCCCAGGATTTACTCGCAGCAATCCAAGCTGGGTTAATTCAACCTCTGTCAGAATTAGATGAGAACTTGTTAGTACAAGAATATAAGTTTTCGCACGATCGCGTCCAGCAAGCCGCCTACGCCTTGATTAATGAGTCGCAGAAACAAGTGGTTCATCTGCAAATTGGTCGTAATCTCCTCGAAAAAACGTTACCAGAACAGCTATCAGAGCGGTTGTTTGAGATTGTAGATCATCTTAATCATGGAATTGAGCTTGTCTCTGATCAGTCCAAACGTAATGAGATTGCTCAATTGAACCTAGTAGCGGGTCAGAAAGCAAAAGGGGCGATCGCGTATAGTACGGCAAGCAACTATTTAAGTGCAGGGAGACAATGGCTAGAAGCCTCTAGCTGGCAAACCAACTATGACTTGACCTTAGAGTTATCTGTAGAAACAACAGAAGTTGCGTACTTGTGTGGTGAGTTTGAACAGGTAGAAGACTGGGCAGCGATCGTTCTGCAAGAAGCTAAAACGGCTCTCGAAACTGTAAAAGTTTACGAAGTCAAAATTCAAATCGATATGGCGCAGAACCAGGGATTAAAAGCAATCAATACTGGATTACAAGTGTTACAGAAATTGGGAATCAGTCTTCCTCAATCGCCCACTCAGTCAGAGGTCTGCCTTGGACTGGACACAATCGCATCCCTCTTAAGTGAGAAACCAATTTGGGACTTGATCCATTTGCCGAAAATGACCGATCCAGACAGGTTGGCGGCGATGCGAATCCTATCCAGCCTCATAGCTGCTGCCCATATTGCTGCTCCCAATTTGCTGCCGCTACTTGCGTCTAAACAGGTCAACTTGTCAATTCAGTACGGCAATGCATCTGTGTCTCCCTTTGCGTATGCCACCTTTGGATTAATTCTTTGTGGAATGGTCGAAGACATCGAGTCTGGCTACGAGTTTGGTCAGCTTGCTTTAGAACTGCTGTCACAACTGAATACCCATTCAATTAGAGCGAGAACATTGCTGTTCGCAAATTTCTTCATCATCCACCGGAAAAAACAGGCTAGAGAATTGCAGCAATCATTCCTAGAAGCCTATCAAAGCGCGCTAGAAATTGGGGATTTGGAGTTTGCTGCCTATTCCGCTCACGCTTACTGCCGCTACTGCTGGGCAATTGGAAAGGGACTCGTGGAACTTGAACGTGAGATGACAACCTATAGTGAAGCAATTCGTCAACTCAGAAAGAAGGGAACACTCACTTGGAATCAAATCGATCACCAGGCTGTCTTAAATTTGATGGGACGCTCGGTCAGTCCAACCTGTCTCGTGGGTGAAATCTACAATGAGGAGCAGGGGTTGTCACAATACGAGGCAGCGAATGATGGAAACGCAATTTTTAGCGAATTTTTTAACAAACTTTTCCTGTGCTATCTATTTTCTGAGTATGCTAAGGCAGTTGAAAACTTAGCCCTAGCAGAACGTTATTTGATTCGAGTAATATCGTGTCCCTTTGAGCCTTTGTACTACCTCTATGATTCTCTGGTAAGACTCGCAACACACTCTGAAAGTAACGCTCAAGTACGAGAGGAAATTCTTGAAAAAGTCGCGATTAGCCAGGAGAAGATGAAGCGATGGGCAGATCACGCCCCCATGAATCATTTGCACAAATATCATCTAGTTGAGGCAGAGAAAGCACGGGTCTTGGGTCAGTTGCTTGAAGCAGAAAAATTCTATGAACAAGCGATTCAAGGAGCCAGAGAAAATGAATATATTCAGGAAGAGGCGTTAGCATACGAATTAGCTGCAAAACATTATCTAGCGCGAGGTCTGGAAAAATTTGCCCAGCTCTACATGAAAGAAGCCCACTACTGCTATGAACGATGGGGAGCGATGGCAAAAGTCAAAGATTTAGAAACTCGCTACCCGCAGTTCTTTCCTCAATCATCGAGTGTGACTTACACGCCAATCCATGCAACTTCTGGAATTACTTCTACTCGCCTAGACAGCGCGATCGATTTAGCGGCGGTACTGAAAGCATCACAGGCAATTTCGAGTGAAATTGAACTCGATCGATTGCTTCGTTCCTTGATGCAGATCTTAATTGAGAATGCTGGCGCACAAACTGGAAGTCTGATTTTAGAAAACTCAGGAGAATGGACAATTGAGGCTGCTTGTGAACTCAATAATAGTGAGAATGCCTGTACGGCGCAAGTGTTGGAATCGATGCTAATGGCGAATCGTTTACCCGAATCGGTTATTCACTATGTGATTCGGACTCATGAACCTGTGATTTTGAATGATGCGACTCATGAAGGTAATTTCATCCATGAGCCATACATTCAGCACAACCAACCGCGATCGCTGCTCTGTTTGCCGTTGCTGAATCAAAGTAAGCTTGTTGGTGTGCTGTATCTGGAAAATAAATCAGCAACTGGAGTATTTACACCTGAGCGATCGCAAGTCTTAAACTTGCTATCCACTCAAGCCGCGATCGCGATCGAAAATGCCAAACTCTATGCACAGCTACACGCCAGCAAAAATGAATTGACGCAATTTTTTGAAGCGGTGCCAGTGGGAATTGGAGTGATCGATGCAACAGGTCGCCCCTGCTACTCCAATCAAAGGTCAGTTCAGCTATTGGGCAAAGGGATTGATCCTGCTGTGATACCGGATCAATTTGCAGAAGTTTATCAAATTTATTTAGCGGGAACCGATCAACCCTATCCCATTGAGAAAATGCCAGTTGTTCGGGCATTGAGTGGTGATCGCACGATGATTAATGATATGGAAATTCGTCGAAACAATGTAGCGACTCCAGTAGAGGTATGGGGAACACCCGTTTTTGATGAACACGGTGATGTGGCTTATGCGATCGCCACCTTCCAGGACATTACCGAGCGCAAACAAGCAGAGAAACTGCTAGCGGACTACAACCGCACTTTAGAACAACAAGTTGCCCAACGAACGGCTGCTTTACAGGCAAGCGAAGCCGCCCTACAAGCCTCAGAGACAGAGCTACGGACTTTAATTGAAGCAATTCCCGATCCATTCTATATCCTGTCTGCTGAGGGGCAAATCATCTGTGCGATCGCAGTGGAACCGCATCTGCACTGTCAACCTGTCGAGGAGATGATTGGTAAAACTCTGCATCATCAACTCGGAAAAGAACAAGCCGATGAATTTGTGGGTTATATTCAGCAGGCGCTGATGACTCAAGAAATTCTCACCGTTGAGTACAAGATGTTTTTGAATGGACGAGAAGTCTGGTTTTCGGCTCGGATTGCACCACTCTCCCATGAGCAGGTAATTTGGCTGGCGCGAGATATCACACCCCAAAAGCAAGCAGAAGCAGCCTCAATTCTGGAAGAACGTAATCGCATGGCACGCGAAATTCACGATACGCTCGCTCAGGCGTTTACAGGCATTCTGGCTCAGGTCGGAGCGGCAAACCAGGTGCTAACGGATGATTTGGAAGCAACCCAGGCACACCTAAACCTGATCAAAGAATTGGCACGAACTGGACTGTCTGAAGCGCGGAGATCGGTAGTAGCGCTGCGTCCTCAGCTTTTAGAGGAAGGCAGTTTACAAAGCGCTCTCCATCGTCTCGTCGCTCAACTCAGAACTGCCGCAATAGATACCACCTTATACTATGAGATTGAGGGTGGAGTGTATTCTTTACCGATTGAAGTCGAGAGTAACCTACTACGAATTGGGCAGGAAGCATTGACCAATGCAATCAGACACGCCAATGCTGATGAAATTCGAGTCGAGCTAGTCTACGATCGCAATCAGGTTTGTTTGCGCGTGAAAGACAATGGACAGGGCTTTGGAGTTGGGTGTATTTCATGCTCTGAGGGTTTTGGCTTACTTGGCATGAGCGAACGGGCAGAGCGCATCGGCGCACAACTCACGATTCGGAGCCAACCTGGACAAGGAACGGAGATAATTGTCACCGTCAATCGAGAGTAA
- a CDS encoding epoxide hydrolase (similar to AA sequence:cyanobase_aa:RPA2773) produces the protein MQSINHRFVETNNIKMHIAEQGQGNLVILCHGFPECWYAWRHQIGAIAEAGFHVVAPDLRGYGQTDQPTSVEAYNILQLTSDIVGLVHALDHEQAMIIGHDQGAPLAWHCALLRLDLFRAIGLLSVPYRARTWDSNPPTEILKQMAGEQQLYVSYFQEQGLIESELEADVRKSLRMMLYSASGEAPPEKRWRLLFGKSEKFLDSLSEPEQLPNWFRDRDLDVLTQEFKRTGFRGGLARYRNLDRDWELTSFLSGAKLQQPTLFIGGEFDIAVAMNRDLINQLETTMPNLRKAVLLPKTGHWIQQERPSEVNQLLVEFLSQAASERA, from the coding sequence ATGCAATCGATCAATCATCGCTTCGTTGAAACGAATAATATCAAAATGCACATTGCGGAACAGGGGCAAGGCAATCTTGTTATCCTGTGTCATGGATTTCCTGAATGTTGGTATGCTTGGCGGCATCAGATAGGCGCGATCGCTGAAGCTGGGTTTCATGTGGTTGCACCAGACTTACGAGGCTATGGACAAACTGACCAGCCTACGTCCGTTGAAGCATACAACATTCTGCAACTCACAAGCGATATTGTCGGGCTGGTTCATGCACTGGATCACGAACAAGCAATGATTATTGGGCATGACCAAGGTGCGCCTTTAGCTTGGCATTGTGCATTGTTACGTCTCGATTTGTTTCGTGCGATCGGCTTACTCAGTGTTCCTTATCGCGCCAGAACTTGGGATAGTAACCCTCCAACAGAGATTCTAAAACAGATGGCGGGTGAGCAACAACTATATGTGTCCTACTTTCAAGAACAAGGGTTAATAGAGTCAGAACTAGAAGCTGATGTTCGTAAGTCCCTTCGCATGATGCTTTATTCTGCCTCTGGAGAGGCACCACCTGAGAAAAGATGGCGATTATTGTTTGGCAAATCAGAGAAATTTCTGGACAGTCTATCTGAACCAGAGCAGCTTCCGAATTGGTTCAGAGATCGAGACCTTGATGTTCTCACCCAGGAATTTAAGCGTACCGGATTTCGAGGTGGATTGGCTCGATATCGCAACTTGGACAGAGATTGGGAACTGACATCTTTCTTGAGTGGCGCAAAGCTCCAGCAACCCACTTTATTTATAGGAGGAGAATTTGATATTGCTGTGGCGATGAATCGAGATCTAATCAACCAGCTAGAAACAACAATGCCGAACCTGAGAAAAGCGGTGTTGCTGCCCAAGACTGGACATTGGATTCAGCAGGAGCGCCCCAGCGAGGTGAATCAATTGCTAGTTGAGTTTTTGTCGCAAGCGGCATCAGAACGAGCTTGA
- a CDS encoding alternative oxidase (similar to AA sequence:cyanobase_aa:Ava_1055), with product MKVLIRAIVSFFVFVVDVVYGNRSYARFYVLETIARVPYFSYLSVLHLYETLGYWRKADWLKVHFAETWNELHHLLIMESLGGNRLWIDRFVAEHIAVAYYWVVVPLYMALPKYAYYLMELIENHAYHTYDDYLNEHEAELKAQPAPQIAIDYYRDGDLYMFEEVQTTLGSTFRRPQVDTLYDVFVNIRDDECEHVKTMVALQQPDARLTFKSPHTLVKVVATSTTDTN from the coding sequence ATGAAAGTTTTAATTCGAGCGATCGTCAGTTTTTTCGTTTTCGTTGTAGATGTGGTGTACGGCAATCGTTCTTATGCTCGGTTTTATGTACTAGAAACGATCGCCCGTGTCCCTTACTTTTCCTATCTATCTGTGCTGCACTTGTATGAAACGCTGGGTTACTGGCGCAAAGCAGATTGGTTGAAAGTTCACTTTGCTGAAACCTGGAACGAACTGCATCATTTATTAATCATGGAATCTCTCGGCGGCAATCGACTGTGGATTGATCGCTTTGTTGCGGAACACATTGCAGTTGCATACTATTGGGTTGTCGTGCCGCTCTACATGGCGTTGCCTAAGTATGCCTATTACTTGATGGAACTGATCGAGAATCATGCTTATCACACCTATGATGACTACTTAAATGAACATGAAGCAGAACTGAAAGCTCAACCTGCCCCCCAGATTGCGATCGACTACTACCGAGATGGCGATTTGTATATGTTTGAAGAAGTTCAGACGACACTCGGTTCCACCTTTCGCCGTCCTCAAGTTGATACGCTCTATGATGTATTTGTGAATATTCGCGATGATGAATGTGAACACGTAAAAACGATGGTGGCACTTCAGCAACCGGATGCGCGACTCACGTTCAAAAGTCCTCATACTTTAGTAAAAGTGGTTGCAACTAGCACAACTGACACAAATTAA
- a CDS encoding hypothetical protein (conserved unknown protein;~similar to AA sequence:cyanobase_aa:RPA2106), with amino-acid sequence MSETKPSIVLVHGSWADGTSWQHVISLLTQDGYTVTAVQNPLTSLPEDIATTKRVIDAQPGSVVVVGHSYGGAVITGAAVSNPHVKALVYIAGWALAPSDSISQLIGKYPPPPLVTAIVPDAEGFLYIDREKFHEVFAHDVSPAEAQVLAVAQKPAASITFDQSVESAAWQTIPSWYLLAQEDRAINPELQRFMASRIGAKITELQASHVPYISRPREVANLIVEAAGSAVE; translated from the coding sequence ATGTCCGAAACCAAACCTTCGATCGTTCTGGTTCATGGTAGCTGGGCTGATGGTACATCCTGGCAGCATGTCATCTCACTTCTGACACAGGATGGCTATACCGTGACCGCTGTGCAAAATCCACTGACTTCTCTTCCAGAGGATATTGCCACCACCAAGCGGGTAATTGATGCTCAGCCGGGATCTGTTGTTGTAGTGGGTCACTCCTACGGTGGAGCTGTGATCACAGGCGCGGCGGTTAGCAATCCACATGTAAAAGCCCTAGTTTATATTGCGGGTTGGGCATTAGCACCAAGCGACAGCATTAGCCAGTTAATTGGTAAATACCCGCCCCCTCCACTGGTTACAGCAATTGTTCCAGATGCAGAAGGCTTCCTTTACATCGATCGCGAGAAGTTTCACGAGGTCTTTGCTCATGACGTATCGCCAGCCGAAGCGCAGGTGCTGGCAGTGGCACAAAAACCTGCCGCTAGCATAACGTTTGACCAATCGGTAGAAAGCGCAGCTTGGCAGACTATTCCCTCATGGTATCTCTTAGCTCAGGAAGACCGAGCCATTAACCCTGAGCTTCAGCGATTCATGGCAAGCCGAATCGGTGCCAAAATAACTGAGCTTCAAGCAAGCCATGTGCCCTACATCTCTCGCCCTAGAGAGGTTGCCAATCTGATTGTTGAAGCAGCAGGCTCTGCTGTAGAGTAA
- a CDS encoding hypothetical protein (hypothetical protein ACCM5_22577;~similar to AA sequence:cyanobase_aa:LBDG_56000), producing the protein MQVHKLRIRILLATLAASVVQYATSTGQQLAAHALTKADQVTEQANLQTAQLQTTQLKLQSSQTKRTFFSHPPRILRVAASRTGSFAPSTYEFTLTVPKDAGQPLKAVTIAQAENVEIVKFDVSNSKASLGERFASSSKIRLASTGGQPAHPGEVTLVFDQPVQPGSTVTVALAVQRNPSWGGVYEFGVTVYPVGENALGQFLGYRRINFYSN; encoded by the coding sequence ATGCAAGTCCATAAACTTAGGATTCGTATCCTTTTAGCAACTCTTGCCGCATCTGTGGTGCAGTACGCTACCAGCACGGGTCAGCAGTTAGCCGCTCATGCTTTAACTAAAGCCGATCAAGTTACTGAACAAGCTAATCTGCAAACCGCTCAGCTTCAAACCACCCAGCTTAAGCTACAATCTAGTCAAACTAAACGAACCTTTTTTAGTCACCCTCCCCGGATTCTTCGGGTTGCTGCTTCTCGAACCGGATCATTTGCACCTTCGACTTATGAATTCACATTGACTGTTCCGAAAGATGCTGGACAACCGCTTAAAGCCGTGACGATCGCTCAAGCTGAAAATGTAGAGATTGTCAAATTTGATGTTAGCAACAGTAAAGCTTCTCTCGGTGAGCGATTTGCAAGCAGTTCTAAAATTCGCTTAGCAAGCACAGGTGGACAACCCGCTCATCCAGGTGAAGTAACACTTGTATTTGATCAACCTGTGCAGCCTGGCAGTACAGTCACAGTTGCACTAGCAGTTCAGCGAAATCCAAGTTGGGGCGGAGTGTATGAGTTTGGAGTGACTGTCTATCCAGTTGGAGAAAATGCGCTAGGTCAGTTTTTGGGCTATAGACGAATTAACTTCTACAGCAACTAA
- a CDS encoding short chain dehydrogenase (similar to AA sequence:cyanobase_aa:Ava_C0109) has protein sequence MKLENKVALITGATSGIGKATAKAFGVAGAKVVFSGRREPEGKATEAQLQDAGIDCLFVRSDVSNEAEIKSLVQTTVEKFGKLDYAFNNASIEALPKPLHEQSIEDFDKLMAINTRGLFLCMKYEIQQMLTQGSGANTYPCSKAIVNTSSLGGLIAFPWTSPYVASKHAVMGLTRAAALDYAKQGIRINAVTPGATATEMLDRSLDRMGITANDFASTVPMGRIGQAEEVAQAVVFLCSDAASYITGQPLVIDGGFTVT, from the coding sequence ATGAAACTTGAAAATAAAGTGGCTTTGATTACGGGGGCAACTTCGGGAATTGGCAAGGCAACCGCTAAAGCATTCGGTGTTGCAGGAGCTAAAGTGGTTTTCTCAGGACGACGCGAACCAGAAGGTAAAGCAACGGAAGCTCAACTACAAGATGCTGGCATTGACTGTCTGTTTGTGCGATCGGATGTCTCGAACGAAGCCGAGATTAAATCGCTTGTGCAAACCACCGTCGAGAAGTTTGGGAAGCTCGATTATGCCTTCAATAACGCGAGCATAGAGGCACTTCCAAAACCCCTACATGAGCAATCGATCGAAGACTTTGACAAACTGATGGCGATTAACACACGGGGACTGTTCTTGTGCATGAAATATGAGATTCAACAAATGCTGACTCAAGGATCTGGGGCGAACACGTACCCGTGTAGCAAAGCTATCGTCAATACCTCCTCGTTAGGAGGGTTGATTGCGTTTCCGTGGACATCTCCATATGTTGCAAGTAAACATGCAGTCATGGGACTGACACGAGCGGCAGCGTTGGACTATGCCAAGCAGGGCATTCGGATTAATGCAGTTACCCCCGGCGCTACTGCGACTGAGATGCTGGATCGTAGCCTCGATCGGATGGGCATCACGGCTAATGATTTCGCATCTACGGTTCCGATGGGGCGCATCGGACAGGCAGAAGAAGTTGCTCAAGCTGTTGTCTTTCTTTGCTCTGATGCTGCCAGTTACATCACTGGACAACCCTTAGTGATTGACGGCGGATTTACAGTGACCTGA
- a CDS encoding cupin 2 domain-containing protein (similar to AA sequence:cyanobase_aa:Npun_R2052), whose amino-acid sequence MEQVQSASLKAYKRTSAIDSAMFYMGSLMSFLAKGEDTGGRFALMEYQAKPGNEPPPHVHDWEHELYYVLEGEIEFYCEDKVLVAHAGETIFLPQGKPHAFYIRSPHLRTLILVQAVGEQAVGLDRYFIEMAEPATSMSLPTEAVTYMTDDPSHAIRLGAANGVRFLSSEETAELLPHYPGFGILRKNRSH is encoded by the coding sequence ATGGAACAAGTTCAATCAGCATCACTAAAAGCATACAAGCGCACCTCTGCGATCGACTCAGCTATGTTTTACATGGGAAGTCTCATGTCCTTCCTTGCTAAAGGCGAGGACACTGGGGGGCGCTTTGCCCTGATGGAGTACCAGGCGAAACCTGGCAATGAACCGCCTCCTCATGTTCATGACTGGGAGCATGAGTTGTATTACGTGCTTGAGGGCGAGATAGAGTTCTACTGCGAAGACAAGGTTTTAGTGGCACATGCAGGGGAAACAATCTTCTTACCTCAAGGCAAGCCGCACGCTTTTTATATCCGCTCCCCGCACCTCCGAACATTGATCCTGGTTCAAGCAGTGGGTGAGCAAGCGGTTGGGCTGGATCGCTACTTCATCGAAATGGCTGAACCTGCAACAAGCATGAGTCTTCCCACTGAGGCGGTCACCTATATGACGGACGATCCTAGCCATGCCATCCGCTTGGGTGCTGCAAACGGTGTTCGTTTCTTGTCGTCGGAAGAAACAGCGGAACTATTGCCTCACTACCCCGGTTTCGGGATACTGCGAAAGAACCGGAGTCATTAA